The Cannabis sativa cultivar Pink pepper isolate KNU-18-1 unplaced genomic scaffold, ASM2916894v1 Contig3, whole genome shotgun sequence genome window below encodes:
- the LOC115707839 gene encoding proline-rich receptor-like protein kinase PERK3, producing the protein MPSFAGMLKESQWLRRKLLLFWFLMSITEAYAPDNLLITSSGSPVGTPEVAPAMPNLPLPANIPESNGPWRKHFLQLGSPIHLSPSHPPLTSHFSKPLMKRKELAPSFVGFKNIAPTQSDVGVLPSGLAQPPLSPSVSNCCKPDMVMLRGSKECHCVYPIKIDLLLLNVSQNPNWTLFLDSLALELGLKVSQIELINFYVLSLSRLNISMDITPSTGISFSFTEASAINSSLAMHRVHLNPKLVGDYKLLNITWFQAPPPSQAPHIATAPVKPPPHRAPASVSPNTSNEGRHPNLILILGIGAGVLIVAIISLFIVCLCMFSQDKTKAPPVELDTEKQRTVNPVPVVGSLPHPSSTRFLAYEELKEATNNFESASILGEGGFGKVFKGVLSDGTAVAIKKLTNGGQQGDKEFLVEVEMLSRLHHRNLVKLVGYYSNRDSSQNLLCYELVPNGSLEAWLHGPMGVNCPLDWDTRMKIALDAARGLAYLHEDSQPCVIHRDFKASNILLENNFHAKVADFGLAKQAPEGRTNYLSTRVMGTFGYVAPEYAMTGHLLVKSDVYSYGVVLLELLTGRKPVDMSQPAGQENLVSWARPILRDKDRLDELADPKLGGKYPKEDFIRVCTIAAACVAPEANQRPTMGEVVQSLKMVQRVTEYQDSMASSNVRPNLRQSSTTFESDGTSSIFSSGPFSGLSAFDNDNISRTAVFSEDLHEGR; encoded by the exons ATGCCTTCGTTCGCAG GGATGTTGAAAGAGTCCCAATGGTTGAGAAGGAAACTGCTCCTTTTTTGGTTCTTGATGTCAATCACCGAAGCTTATGCACCCGATAATCTACTGATAACAAGTTCGGGATCTCCGGTTGGTACCCCTGAGGTGGCACCTGCTATGCCTAATCTTCCCCTTCCAGCCAATATACCAGAGTCTAATGGGCCATGGCGAAAGCATTTCTTGCAGCTTGGTTCACCTATTCATTTATCACCATCTCATCCTCCTTTGACTTCACATTTCTCAAAACCTTTGATGAAGAGGAAAGAGTTGGCACCTTCCTTCGTCGGCTTCAAAAACATTGCTCCAACACAATCTGACGTTGGTGTGTTGCCTTCTGGTTTAGCTCAGCCACCACTGTCTCCTTCTGTCTCCA ATTGCTGCAAACCAGATATGGTGATGCTACGGGGGAGTAAAGAATGCCACTGTGTTTATCCTATAAaaattgaccttctccttctcAATGTCTCACAAAATCCTAATTGGACTCTATTCTTAGACAGTTTGGCTTTGGAACTTGGTTTGAAAGTTTCTCAAATTGAGTTGATAAACTTTTACGTACTTAGCTTGTCAAGATTAAATATTTCAATGGATATTACTCCAAGCACGGGAATCAGTTTTTCTTTTACCGAAGCATCTGCTATAAACTCTTCTCTTGCCATGCATAGAGTTCATTTGAACCCTAAGTTAGTGGGTGATTACAAACTTCTCAACATTACCTGGTTTCAGGCTCCACCTCCTTCTCAAG CTCCTCACATTGCTACAGCACCTGTAAAACCCCCACCTCATCGTGCTCCTGCTTCTGTATCTCCCAATACTTCAAACGAAGGGAGGCATCCAAATTTGATTCTTATTCTTGGTATTGGTGCTGGTGTGCTGATTGTTGCCATCATCTCTTTGTTTATTGTTTGTTTATGCATGTTCAGTCAAGATAAAACAAAAGCGCCTCCTGTGGAACTGGATACAG AAAAACAGAGGACCGTTAATCCAGTTCCTGTTGTTGGATCTCTACCCCATCCAAGTAGCACACGATTTCTGGCATATGAAGAACTTAAAGAAGCAACAAACAACTTTGAATCTGCAAGCATACTTGGAGAGGGTGGGTTCGGAAAAGTTTTTAAGGGTGTCTTAAGTGATGGTACGGCTGTTGCAATCAAGAAGCTCACTAATGGAGGCCAACAAGGGGATAAGGAATTTTTAGTTGAGGTGGAAATGCTTAGCAGGTTGCACCACCGTAATCTTGTGAAACTTGTAGGTTACTATAGCAATCGTGATTCCTCGCAGAACTTACTTTGCTATGAGCTTGTTCCAAATGGTAGCCTAGAAGCCTGGCTCCACG GTCCCATGGGAGTAAATTGTCCTCTTGATTGGGATACCAGAATGAAAATAGCACTTGATGCCGCCAGAGGACTTGCATACCTGCATGAAGACTCACAACCCTGTGTTATTCACAGAGACTTTAAAGCGTCTAACATTTTACTTGAGAACAACTTTCATGCCAAAGTTGCTGATTTTGGTCTTGCGAAACAGGCACCTGAAGGAAGAACAAATTACTTGTCTACTCGTGTTATGGGCACATTCGG GTATGTTGCTCCTGAATATGCCATGACTGGACATCTACTAGTCAAGAGTGATGTTTACAGTTATGGGGTGGTCTTGCTTGAATTACTCACCGGCAGGAAGCCTGTGGATATGTCTCAACCGGCTGGCCAGGAAAACCTCGTCAGTTGG GCCAGACCCATTCTTAGAGATAAGGATCGGCTGGATGAGCTTGCTGAtccaaaacttggaggtaaGTACCCCAAGGAAGATTTTATTAGGGTGTGCACAATTGCAGCTGCATGTGTCGCTCCTGAGGCAAACCAGCGTCCCACTATGGGCGAAGTTGTACAGTCACTCAAGATGGTTCAACGGGTCACTGAATACCAGGATTCCATGGCCTCCTCCAATGTGCGACCAAACTTAAGACAGTCATCAACTACATTCGAGTCCGATGGGACATCTTCAATATTCTCTTCTGGTCCCTTCTCTGGTCTTAGCGCCTTCGACAATGACAATATCTCTCGAACAGCAGTTTTCTCCGAAGATCTTCATGAAGGACGATGA